Part of the Caretta caretta isolate rCarCar2 chromosome 7, rCarCar1.hap1, whole genome shotgun sequence genome is shown below.
aggtgcagcgaggtaaatctagccatgtatcaatcagaggccaggctaaccttcttgttccaataaggacaataacttaggtgcaccatttcttattggaaccctccgtgaagtcctgcctgaaatactccttgatgtaaagccaccccctttgttgattttagctccctgaagccaaccctgtaagcgcccctcccagcgtcagagcaatggcaaacaatcgggcatctgagagtgctgtccagagcagtcacaatggagcactctgatggggctaaaacattgtcgcgggtggttctgagtacgtgtcgtcaggcccccgttccctccctccctccgtgaaagcaagggcagacaatcatttcgcgccttttttcctgagttacctgtgcagacgccataccacagcaagcatggagcccgctcaggtaaccgtcaccctatgtctcctgggtgctggcagacgcggtacggctttgctgcacagtagcagcagcccattgccttctggcagcagacggtgcaatacgactggtagtcgtcctcgtcatgtccgaggtgctcctgggcagacatgggcgcagggactatatttggagtgacttgaccaggtcattctctttagtcctgcagtcagtcctattgaaccgtcttatggtgagcgggcaggcgatacggactgctagcagtcgtactgtaccatcttctgccaggcaggcaagagatgaggattgctagcagtcgtattgcaccatcttctgccaggcaggcaagagatggggatggctagcagtcgtactgtaccatcttctgccgagcagccatgagatgtggatggcatgcagtccttctgcaccgtctgctgccagccaaagatgtaaaagatagatggagtgggtcaaaacaagaaataggccagatttgttttgtactcatttgcctcctcccctgtctaggggactcattcctctaggtcacactgcagtcactcacagagaaggtgcagcgaggtaaatctagccatgtatcaatcagaggccaggctaacctccttgttccaataacaacgataacttaggtgcaccatttcttgttggaaccctccgtgcagtcctgcctgaaatactccttgatgtacaggcaccccctttgttgattttagctccctgaagccaaccctgtaagccgtgtcgtcagtcgcccctccctccgtcagagcaacggcagacaatcgttccgcgccttttttctgtgcggacgccataccaaggcaagcatggaggccgctcagctcactttggcaattaggagcacattaaacaccacacgcattatccagcagtatatgcagcaccagaacatggcaacgcgataccgggcgaggaggcgacgtcagcgcggtcccgtgagtgatcaggacatggacacagatttctctgaaagcatgggccctgacaatgcatgcatcatggtgctaatggggcaggttcatgctgtggaacgccgattctgggctcgggaaacaagcacagactggtgggaccgcatagtgttgcaggtctgggatgattcccagtggctgcgaaaatttcgcatgcgtaagggcactttcatggaactttgtgacttgctttcccctgccctgaagcgcatgaataccaagatgagagcagccctcacagttgagaagcgagtggcgatagccctgtggaagcttgcaacgccagacagctaccggtcagttgggaatcaatttggagtgggcaaatctactgtgggggctgctgtgatgcaagtagcccacgcaatcaaagatctgctgatatcaagggtagtgcccctgggaaatgtgcaggtcatagtggatggctttgctgcaatgggattccctcactgtggtggggctatagacggaacccatatccctatcttggcaccggagcaccaagccgccgagtacataaaccgcaaggggtacttttcgatagtgctgcaagctctggtggatcacaagggacgtttcaccaacatcaacgtgggatggccgggaaaggtgcatgatgctcgcatcttcaggaactctggtctatttcaaaagctgcaggaagggactttattcccagaccagaaaataactgttggggatgttgaaatgcctatatgtatccttggggacccagcctaccccttaatgccatggctcatgaagccatacacaggcagcctggacagtggtcaggagctgttcaactacaggctgagcaagtgcagaatggtggtagaatgtgcatttggacgtttaaaggcgcgctggcgcagtttactgactcgcttagacctcagcgaaaccaatattcccactgttattactgcttgctgtgtgctccacaatatctgtgagagtaagggggagacgtttatggcggggtgggaggttgagggaaatcgcctagctgctggttacgcgcagccagacaccagggcggttagaagagcacaggagggcgcggtacgcatcagagaagctttgaaaaccagtttcatgactggccaggctacggtgtgaaagttctgtttgtttctccttgatgaacccccccctccccttggttcactctacttccctgtaagctaaccaccctcccctcctccctttaatcattgcttgcagagccaataaagtcattgttgcttcacattcatgcattcgttattcattcatcacacaaatagggggatgactaccagggtatcccaggaggggtggtggaggagggaaggaaaatgccacacagcactttaagcacagcactttaaaagtttacaactttaaaatttattgaatgacagccttcttttttttgggcaatcctctgtggtggagtggctggttggccggaggcccccccaccgcgttcttgggcgtctgggtgtggaggctatggaacttggggaggagggcggttggttacagaggggctgcagtggcagtctgtgctccagctgcctttgctgcagctcaaccgtacactggagcatactggtttggtcctgcagcagcctcagcattgaatcctgcctcctctcatcacgctgccgccacatttgagcttcagccctgtcttcagcccgccacttactctcttcagccctccacctctcctcccggtcattttgtgctttcctgcactctgacattatttgcctccacgcattcgtctgtgctctgtcagtgtgggaggacagcatgagctcggagaacatttcatcgcgagtgtgttttttttttctttctaagcttcactagcctctgggaaggagaagatcctgtgatcattgaaacacatgcagctggtggagaaaaaaaaagggacagcggtatttaaaaagacacattttataaaagtcgctacactctttcagggtaaaccttgctgttaacattacatacatagcacatgtgctttcgttacaaggtcgtattttgcctcctcccaccgcgtgaacggattttggttgaatgccagcaaacatacactgcaatgctttgttctacagtgattcccgagtacgtgttactggcctggagtggtaaagtgtcctaccatgaaggacgaaataaggctgccctccccagaaaccttttgcaaaggcagaaccgcaaatgccagggcaaagtaatcctttcacatgcttgcttttaaaccatgtatagcattttaaaaggtacactcaccagaggtcccttctccgcctgctgagtccaggaggcagccttgggtgggttcggggggtactggctccaggtctagggtgagaaacagttcctggctgtcgggaaaaccggtttctccgcttgcttgctgtgagctatctacaacctcctcatcatcatcttcttcgtccccaaaacctacttccgtattgcctccatctccattgaaggagtcaaacaacacggctggggtagtggtggctgaaccccctaaaatggcatgcagctcatcatagaagcggcatgtttggggctctgacccagagcggctgttcgcctctctggttttctggtaggcttgcctcagctccttcagtttcacgcggcactgcttcgggtc
Proteins encoded:
- the LOC125639872 gene encoding myb/SANT-like DNA-binding domain-containing protein 7; this encodes MQSSSAQVTMMESQNRKRAPAWTEREVRDLIAVWGEESVLSELRSSFRNAKTFLKISQGIKDRGHNRDPKQCRVKLKELRQAYQKTREANSRSGSEPQTCRFYDELHAILGGSATTTPAVLFDSFNGDGGNTEVGFGDEEDDDEEVVDSSQQASGETGFPDSQELFLTLDLEPVPPEPTQGCLLDSAGGEGTSAACVSMITGSSPSQRLVKLRKKKKTHSR